One stretch of Gopherus flavomarginatus isolate rGopFla2 chromosome 2, rGopFla2.mat.asm, whole genome shotgun sequence DNA includes these proteins:
- the LOC127044382 gene encoding uncharacterized protein LOC127044382 codes for MPKHLKKISKGMMERGHNRDSLQCRVKVKELRQAYQKTKETNGRAGSEPQTCCFYTELHAILEEATTTTPPLTVDSKEGVVSAMPEDSVDREDEEKEDEDKLAESTQHSVLPNSQDLFLSLNEVPSQPFQGNIPDHEAMEGTSAANFSSLPPPSRWLSQIRQR; via the exons atgccaaaacatttgaaaaaaatctccaagggcatgatggagagaggccacaatagggactcactacagtgccgcgtgaaagttaaggagctcagacaagcctaccagaaaaccaaagaaacaaaTGGAAGGGCCGGGTCAGAGCcacaaacatgctgcttctacactgagctgcatgcaattctagaggaggccaccaccactaccccacctctgACCGTGGATTCCAAGGAGGGAGTagtctcagccatgcctgaggattctgtggacagggaagatgaggagaaggaggatgaggacaagcttgcagagagcacgcagcactccgttctccccaacagtcaggatctttttctcagcctgaatgaagtaccctcccaacccttcCAAGGCAATATCCCAGatcatgaagccatggaagggacctctg ctgcaaatttttcaagcctccctcctccgtcccgatggctatctcagataaggcagcgatAA